One Candidatus Methylomirabilota bacterium genomic region harbors:
- a CDS encoding outer membrane beta-barrel protein, translating to MPRLRVAVLVALITVSAIGAAGRPAGAEWFADLFAGVAMTQSADLRLNDKAIGPGRFEDVEFDNALAWGGRFGRFFDALPFLGVGVDYFHFTPYLGPQSARFSGCIFPDGCGNSGKGGPGSFDITVNSISVDLMLRLPLLKSAEAPQGRVQPYLTVGPPLFITSITPRNTQSFKNQDGDTDFSFGLKAGGGVAVQIFKNLMLFGEYRFTHVSPDVELRDANLSRVRLGTDLDTHSALVGLSVRW from the coding sequence ATGCCGCGCCTGCGGGTCGCCGTGCTCGTCGCGCTCATCACCGTCTCGGCCATCGGGGCGGCCGGGCGGCCGGCCGGCGCCGAGTGGTTCGCCGACCTGTTCGCGGGCGTCGCCATGACCCAGAGCGCCGATCTCCGGCTCAACGACAAGGCCATCGGGCCCGGCCGCTTCGAGGACGTGGAGTTCGACAACGCCCTGGCCTGGGGCGGCCGCTTCGGCCGGTTCTTCGACGCGCTGCCGTTCCTGGGCGTGGGCGTCGACTACTTCCACTTCACGCCGTACCTCGGCCCTCAGTCGGCCCGCTTCAGCGGGTGCATCTTCCCGGACGGGTGCGGCAACTCGGGCAAGGGCGGGCCCGGCTCGTTCGACATCACCGTCAACTCGATCTCGGTCGACCTGATGCTGCGCCTGCCGCTGCTCAAGTCGGCCGAGGCGCCCCAGGGACGGGTGCAGCCCTACCTGACGGTCGGCCCCCCGCTCTTCATCACGAGCATCACCCCGCGTAACACGCAGTCCTTCAAGAACCAGGACGGTGACACCGACTTCTCGTTCGGGCTCAAGGCGGGCGGGGGCGTCGCGGTGCAGATCTTCAAGAACCTGATGCTGTTCGGGGAATACCGCTTCACCCATGTCTCGCCGGACGTCGAGTTGCGCGACGCGAATCTGAGCCGGGTGAGGCTCGGCACCGACCTCGACACCCACTCCGCTCTCGTCGGCCTGTCCGTTCGCTGGTAG
- the rsmI gene encoding 16S rRNA (cytidine(1402)-2'-O)-methyltransferase gives MPGTLYVVATPLGNLEDVTLRALRVLKEVAVIACEDTRRTRILLSRFGIHVPVTSYFEHNKLRKGARLIETLEHGQSVALVTDAGTPGISDPGFLLVKQAREAGVPVVPVPGPSAVVTALSAAGVPADRFVFDGFLPVKPGRRVHRLEGLRDLEMTVVCYESPHRILAALDAIAQVFGEREIVVARELTKQFEEIVRGPAATLKARFEAGPVRGEFTLIIPA, from the coding sequence ATGCCCGGCACCCTCTACGTCGTCGCCACCCCGCTCGGCAATCTCGAAGACGTCACGCTGCGCGCGCTCCGCGTCCTGAAGGAGGTCGCGGTCATCGCGTGCGAGGATACCCGGCGCACCCGGATCCTCCTCTCCCGCTTCGGCATCCACGTCCCGGTCACCAGCTACTTCGAGCACAACAAGCTGCGCAAGGGCGCCCGCCTGATCGAGACGCTCGAGCACGGGCAGTCGGTCGCGCTCGTGACCGACGCAGGCACGCCCGGCATCTCGGATCCGGGCTTCCTGCTGGTGAAGCAGGCCCGCGAGGCCGGCGTCCCGGTGGTGCCGGTGCCCGGGCCCTCCGCGGTGGTGACCGCGCTCTCGGCGGCCGGGGTGCCCGCCGACCGCTTCGTGTTCGACGGGTTCCTGCCCGTGAAGCCGGGCCGGCGGGTGCATCGGCTGGAAGGGTTGCGGGATCTGGAGATGACGGTGGTGTGCTACGAGTCGCCCCACCGCATCCTGGCCGCGCTCGACGCGATCGCGCAGGTATTCGGCGAGCGAGAGATCGTGGTGGCCCGGGAGCTGACCAAGCAGTTCGAGGAGATCGTCCGCGGGCCCGCCGCCACCTTGAAGGCGCGCTTCGAGGCGGGGCCGGTCCGCGGCGAGTTCACCCTGATCATTCCCGCGTAG